In Corallococcus macrosporus, the following are encoded in one genomic region:
- a CDS encoding tetratricopeptide repeat protein, producing MDKNKIIEAAAKLVAKGAYDKAIKEYQKVLEVDPKDIRVLQKMGELYQKKNDNAQAAHFFTKVAESYSSDGFFLKAVALYKQVLKLNPNLLEVNLKLAELHQQLGLMSEAMAYFQIVANHYDKAGDTKSSLDTLKKMVDLDPENVASKIKLAELYARESMTKEAAQEFKRAAEYLKRNARADDWLRVAERLSALEPDNLPLAKELAASYLQRGDQKRALAKLQVCFKADGRDVETLTLLAQAFQGLGQVSKTVSVYKELAKIHQERGRTAESDGVWTQIELLDPNDPDLLARRGPVAEPEPEPAPAAHHPAEEAAPAWSAPAAAAPAARPAPAAPPAAVVPPPPAGMSREQLAKLLTETDVYVKYGLHDKALEHLRKVFSVDPENLDAHEKAYHIYVAANNGAQASEQLLNVLRLCTRRADVQRAQPYLATILQENPAHPEVPAFLSVLRAEGGFVAPAATPGVESLEEDAILVDSNDDEVLVAEPPEDALAQPEGDELALAALSHGSDSDEIVDDEVAETTLSGEEAVMGEPISSAEHDVYDLPPQDDMVVASDEDSLVLADEPGLDGSDASAGLDDEPLVAPDDALAYADAGGDEPMVLADEPGGMSLGDEEEAPPTRILSPSRALLEEAAPDTYQMPTLDDGGDEALVEPGMSLGEDDDAPTRVGLAPLDASALDDAGLDESFAAPADEPPYTGGMSLGDEDDDEPTAAHMVLAPVEVPAYDEPQAETYEETPEPEAEPEALADAPEPEPEAEPEEEPASEECDEASFFLDQGLLEEAREILETVAIAFPGHVRAGELMARLEELEAGGGAAPADEAPAEPLHVPSVQPVTEASLDDGGGGDAFDLAAQLAGELDDLGGESLAAVPPADEDFQYSVDEVFAEFKKGLAKVVKPEDVDTHYDLGIAYKEMGLLDDAVHEFDVARQGCVGTPRELDCLTMIGMLHTLRGKPEESVQVFKEGLSNVLATGEVAKALGFELASAYDALNEPGKALFHFQRVAAMDAKYRDVGSQVTRLSAVTAPEEDPLPRAGKGPATPAPVPAAGAPKARKVGYV from the coding sequence ATGGACAAGAACAAGATCATCGAAGCCGCCGCGAAGCTGGTCGCGAAGGGCGCGTACGACAAAGCCATCAAGGAGTACCAGAAGGTCCTGGAGGTCGACCCGAAGGACATCCGGGTCCTCCAGAAGATGGGGGAGCTGTACCAGAAGAAGAACGACAACGCGCAGGCGGCGCACTTCTTCACCAAGGTCGCGGAGAGCTACTCCTCGGACGGCTTCTTCCTCAAGGCCGTCGCCCTCTACAAGCAGGTCCTCAAGCTCAACCCGAACCTGCTGGAGGTGAACCTCAAGCTGGCGGAGCTGCACCAGCAGCTGGGATTGATGTCGGAGGCGATGGCGTACTTCCAGATCGTCGCCAACCACTACGACAAGGCGGGCGACACCAAGTCGAGCCTCGACACCCTCAAGAAGATGGTGGATCTCGACCCCGAGAACGTGGCGTCGAAGATCAAGCTCGCGGAGCTGTACGCGCGCGAGAGCATGACGAAGGAAGCGGCGCAGGAGTTCAAGCGCGCCGCAGAGTACCTCAAGCGCAACGCCCGCGCGGATGACTGGCTGCGCGTCGCCGAGCGCCTCTCCGCGCTGGAGCCGGACAACCTCCCGCTCGCGAAGGAGCTGGCCGCTTCCTACCTGCAGCGCGGCGACCAGAAGCGCGCGCTCGCCAAGCTCCAGGTCTGCTTCAAGGCGGATGGCCGCGACGTGGAGACGCTGACGCTCCTGGCCCAGGCGTTCCAGGGGCTGGGCCAGGTCTCCAAGACGGTGTCCGTCTACAAGGAACTCGCGAAGATCCACCAGGAGCGCGGCCGCACCGCCGAGTCCGACGGCGTGTGGACGCAGATTGAACTGCTGGATCCGAATGATCCGGATCTGCTCGCGCGCCGGGGACCCGTCGCGGAGCCCGAGCCGGAGCCCGCTCCCGCCGCGCACCACCCCGCGGAAGAGGCCGCGCCCGCGTGGAGCGCTCCCGCCGCCGCCGCGCCCGCCGCCCGTCCCGCGCCCGCCGCGCCGCCCGCGGCCGTGGTGCCGCCTCCTCCCGCGGGGATGAGCCGCGAGCAGCTGGCCAAGCTGCTGACGGAGACGGACGTCTACGTGAAGTACGGGCTCCACGACAAAGCGCTGGAGCACCTGCGCAAGGTCTTCTCCGTGGATCCGGAGAACCTGGACGCGCACGAGAAGGCGTACCACATCTACGTGGCGGCCAATAACGGCGCGCAGGCGTCGGAGCAGTTGCTCAACGTGCTGCGCCTGTGCACGCGCCGCGCGGACGTGCAGCGCGCGCAGCCGTACCTGGCGACCATCCTCCAGGAGAACCCGGCGCATCCCGAGGTGCCTGCCTTCCTGTCCGTGCTGCGCGCGGAAGGGGGCTTCGTGGCGCCGGCGGCGACGCCGGGCGTGGAGTCGCTGGAGGAGGACGCCATCCTGGTGGACTCCAACGACGACGAGGTCCTCGTCGCGGAGCCGCCGGAGGACGCGCTCGCGCAGCCGGAAGGCGACGAGCTGGCGCTCGCGGCGCTGAGCCACGGTTCGGACTCGGATGAGATCGTCGACGACGAGGTCGCGGAGACCACGTTGAGCGGCGAGGAAGCCGTGATGGGCGAGCCCATCAGCTCCGCCGAGCACGACGTCTACGACCTGCCGCCGCAGGACGACATGGTGGTGGCGTCCGACGAGGACTCGCTGGTGCTCGCGGACGAGCCGGGCCTGGACGGCTCCGACGCTTCCGCGGGCCTGGACGACGAGCCGCTGGTCGCTCCGGACGACGCGCTGGCGTACGCGGACGCGGGCGGCGACGAGCCCATGGTGCTCGCGGACGAGCCGGGCGGCATGTCGCTGGGCGACGAGGAGGAGGCGCCTCCCACGCGCATCCTGTCCCCGTCCCGCGCGCTGCTGGAGGAGGCCGCGCCGGACACGTACCAGATGCCGACGCTGGACGACGGCGGCGACGAAGCCCTGGTCGAGCCCGGCATGTCGCTGGGCGAGGACGACGACGCGCCCACGCGCGTGGGGCTGGCACCGCTGGACGCCTCCGCGCTGGACGACGCCGGCCTGGACGAGAGCTTCGCCGCGCCCGCCGACGAGCCCCCGTACACGGGCGGCATGTCGCTGGGCGACGAGGACGACGACGAGCCCACGGCCGCGCACATGGTGCTCGCGCCGGTGGAGGTGCCGGCCTACGACGAGCCCCAGGCCGAAACGTACGAGGAGACGCCCGAGCCGGAAGCCGAGCCCGAGGCCCTGGCGGATGCGCCGGAGCCGGAGCCGGAAGCCGAGCCCGAGGAGGAGCCTGCCTCCGAGGAGTGCGACGAGGCGTCGTTCTTCCTGGACCAGGGCCTGCTGGAAGAGGCGCGCGAAATCCTGGAGACGGTGGCCATCGCGTTCCCGGGCCACGTGCGCGCCGGGGAGCTGATGGCGCGGCTGGAGGAGCTGGAGGCCGGCGGTGGCGCGGCCCCCGCGGACGAGGCTCCCGCCGAGCCCCTGCACGTGCCCTCTGTGCAGCCGGTGACGGAAGCGTCGCTCGACGACGGCGGTGGCGGCGACGCGTTCGACCTGGCGGCGCAGCTGGCCGGAGAGCTGGACGACCTGGGCGGTGAGTCGCTGGCGGCGGTGCCCCCGGCGGACGAGGACTTCCAGTACTCGGTGGACGAGGTCTTCGCCGAGTTCAAGAAGGGCCTGGCCAAGGTGGTGAAGCCCGAGGACGTGGACACGCACTACGACCTGGGCATCGCCTACAAGGAAATGGGCCTGCTGGACGACGCCGTCCACGAGTTCGACGTCGCCCGCCAGGGCTGCGTGGGCACGCCGCGCGAGCTGGACTGCCTGACGATGATTGGCATGCTCCACACGCTGCGCGGCAAGCCGGAAGAGTCCGTGCAGGTGTTCAAGGAAGGCCTTTCCAACGTGCTCGCGACGGGCGAGGTGGCCAAGGCCCTGGGCTTCGAGCTCGCGAGCGCCTACGACGCGCTCAACGAGCCGGGCAAGGCGCTCTTCCACTTCCAGCGCGTGGCCGCGATGGACGCGAAGTACCGCGACGTGGGGTCGCAGGTGACGCGGCTGTCGGCGGTGACTGCTCCGGAAGAGGACCCGCTGCCTCGCGCCGGCAAGGGCCCCGCGACTCCGGCACCGGTTCCTGCCGCGGGCGCGCCGAAGGCTCGTAAAGTAGGGTACGTGTAG
- a CDS encoding ExeA family protein, whose amino-acid sequence MTTYLDFFELTQEPFSNAPVSRFYYNSAQHSQALTRLMHAVGYMKGLSILVGDIGAGKTTLARRMLDSLPESEYEAALLVIIHSGITAQWLLRRIALQLGVENPAQEKLALLSQLYQRLLQIYESGKKAVVLIDEAQMLETREIMEEFRGLLNLEVPERKLISFVFFGLPEIEKNLKLDPPLAQRVALRYKLEPFTAESTEAYVKHRLRLAGCPRMPFSPEALLAVHEHSGGTPRVINTLCDNALFEAFLARSETISAELVHRIGTNLGLQGGSAAAQAGERASAPATSLPRTANTKIDLAEIDRYLEGLGKL is encoded by the coding sequence ATGACGACCTACCTCGATTTCTTCGAACTCACCCAGGAGCCGTTCTCCAACGCTCCGGTGAGCCGCTTCTATTACAACTCCGCGCAGCACTCGCAGGCCCTCACCCGGCTGATGCACGCCGTGGGCTACATGAAGGGCCTGTCCATCCTCGTGGGCGACATCGGCGCGGGGAAGACGACGCTCGCCCGGCGCATGCTCGACTCGCTTCCGGAGTCCGAGTACGAGGCCGCGCTGCTCGTCATCATCCACTCGGGAATCACCGCCCAGTGGCTGTTGCGCCGCATCGCGCTCCAACTGGGCGTGGAGAACCCCGCGCAGGAGAAGCTGGCGCTCCTGTCGCAGCTCTACCAGCGCCTCCTGCAAATCTACGAGTCCGGCAAGAAGGCCGTCGTCCTCATCGACGAGGCGCAGATGCTGGAGACGCGGGAGATCATGGAGGAGTTCCGGGGGCTGCTGAACCTGGAAGTGCCGGAGCGCAAGCTCATCTCCTTCGTCTTCTTCGGCCTGCCGGAGATCGAGAAGAACCTGAAGCTGGACCCGCCGCTCGCCCAGCGCGTGGCGCTCCGCTACAAGCTGGAGCCCTTCACGGCGGAGTCCACCGAGGCGTACGTGAAGCACCGGCTGCGGCTCGCCGGCTGCCCGCGCATGCCGTTCTCGCCGGAAGCGCTGCTCGCCGTCCACGAGCACTCCGGCGGCACCCCGCGCGTCATCAACACCTTGTGCGACAACGCCCTCTTCGAGGCGTTCCTGGCGCGCTCGGAGACCATCAGCGCGGAGCTGGTGCACCGCATCGGGACGAACCTGGGACTCCAGGGCGGCTCGGCTGCTGCCCAGGCAGGCGAGCGAGCGAGCGCTCCCGCCACGTCGCTGCCCCGGACGGCGAACACGAAAATCGACCTGGCGGAGATCGACCGCTACCTCGAGGGACTCGGTAAGCTCTAG
- a CDS encoding translocation/assembly module TamB domain-containing protein, whose protein sequence is MSLPSRNSAARKALLWVLLVVSGSILLLRQPFTWDAACTVARRHLPDLLGVDIGIGRCELDPLGSRVVLHGVSVFARGTDTPLFAADEAEVALGFLSPLSRRLMLGQVRVRHPRVALDLSRPSSSPPSSDSTCPLTPLTRVGVGRLDITGAEVRLALPEGRGVEVENLDVGWVEHWGVMELEVGARRGLVRLGAGGGELSLGQLGFTGALDPDEGLLDVERAEVTLDDITATVSGRVETLCHPVLALDAQVFLPLRTLSQAKLLPRPATGHLWTRLSFTGKPSALAVGADLSASNLAYEQYGPVSLNARLSYAGDRVRVESLEAPLGSGKVKLSGALQLTPELPVDVTLQTEDASFGRILERAGVAGSWVDFPATANAHLTGTLLPRPSLSGPLDLRSGRFVLATRAFDAPPSAGKTLLTFERGRAQTAVKLTGDRVSFTRLTVESGRSRVHGDVTLYFDTARGLDIQGNGELELSDFGHIAELPWSGKGSANYSIVGPYSDVKVDASLSLRDFTFWGFGLGVTQAKLSYSNGLLSFPSLTGQKGRTQYFGKAALTFARLLHLRLDVTVPQGRTEDLVDLVAGLSPSIAVIQGQFAGAASGRVEIDSPLEKLEGLVAFDLRDTTYLGRRLGAGSARLRFVDGKEMVLERTVLDGRLGRSWVEGSFGFATGALDYRFGGENLSLAEAVGPETAEEMGIQGALALAGTVAGTADKPDIQATLKGPRITFASRDLGAMDLALHQEGKQLRITGRPFRDAQGSLSMTVKEPYLFESNIDLLLPEIRPLLPQVPALAGVTGMLAGRVAMQGPLLQPEGYQVGATVRELSLARGDLRGRNQGPIVLTYINGRLDVQPFRFSGASVDVTLGGWMSKRAMNMSLREGRMDVRLLEPLLPGMERVGGQLRVDAEATGSLDAPSVVGTAELSDVRMSMRDLPLTVRGMSGRFEMTGQRVLLEHLQAQVNDGQVSARGDIRLERFVPKRLALTLQLDAVPYRMTEDLPLTVSGLLQVVGPPTGPTVTGGLDIVKLRYQKPLDIESLLKTMQKKPQLAVGGGGERARDPFFTWDVNVHFGDVRVDNNLAKARLLGDVRLTGTDVKPGLLGRVEAAEGSQAFFRNNLFTIEQGQLEFRDASGIDPVFEVQAQTSVREFVVKLHAFGRPANPLVVLSSEPVLTEGDILSLLTLGVTSADKDTAASASYGLAAEALFNVSGLDRQVRRFLPSNPVLRDLSLQISTTYNDATRQAEPTAQLESKFLSEQLKIGMTQPVSGRGTRARAEYRFDDRLSAQAQWDNENSQASFGNLGLELKLGWEVE, encoded by the coding sequence TTGTCCCTCCCCAGCCGCAACAGCGCAGCGCGCAAGGCGCTCTTGTGGGTGCTCCTCGTGGTGTCGGGGAGCATCCTGCTATTGCGTCAGCCGTTCACCTGGGACGCCGCCTGCACCGTCGCGCGCAGGCACCTGCCGGACCTGCTGGGCGTGGACATCGGCATCGGCCGGTGCGAGCTGGATCCGCTGGGCTCGCGCGTGGTGCTGCACGGCGTGTCGGTGTTCGCTCGCGGCACGGACACGCCGCTGTTCGCCGCGGACGAGGCGGAGGTGGCGCTGGGCTTCCTGTCGCCCCTGTCGCGCCGCCTCATGCTGGGCCAGGTTCGCGTGCGCCATCCGCGCGTGGCGTTGGATTTGTCCCGGCCCTCTTCGAGCCCGCCATCCTCCGACAGCACGTGCCCGCTCACGCCGCTGACGCGCGTGGGCGTGGGGCGCCTGGACATCACCGGCGCGGAGGTGCGCCTCGCACTGCCGGAGGGACGCGGCGTGGAGGTGGAGAACCTGGACGTGGGCTGGGTGGAGCACTGGGGCGTGATGGAGCTGGAGGTCGGCGCGCGGCGCGGCCTGGTGCGCCTGGGCGCGGGCGGCGGCGAGCTGTCGCTGGGACAACTGGGCTTCACCGGCGCGTTGGATCCCGACGAGGGGCTGCTGGACGTGGAGCGCGCGGAGGTGACGCTCGACGACATCACCGCCACGGTGTCCGGCCGCGTGGAGACGCTGTGCCATCCGGTGCTCGCGCTGGACGCGCAGGTGTTCCTGCCGCTGCGCACGCTGTCGCAGGCGAAGCTGCTGCCGCGCCCGGCCACCGGACACCTGTGGACGCGCCTGTCCTTCACCGGGAAGCCCTCCGCGCTGGCGGTGGGCGCGGACCTGTCCGCGAGCAACCTGGCCTATGAGCAGTACGGCCCGGTGAGCCTCAACGCGCGCCTGTCGTACGCGGGGGACCGCGTGCGCGTGGAGTCGCTGGAGGCGCCGCTGGGAAGCGGCAAGGTGAAGCTGTCGGGCGCGCTCCAGCTCACGCCGGAGCTGCCGGTGGACGTGACGCTCCAGACGGAGGACGCGTCGTTCGGGCGCATCCTGGAGCGAGCGGGCGTGGCGGGCTCCTGGGTGGACTTCCCCGCGACGGCGAACGCGCACCTCACCGGGACGCTGCTGCCCCGGCCGTCGCTGTCCGGGCCGCTGGACCTGCGCAGCGGCCGCTTCGTGCTGGCCACGCGCGCGTTCGACGCACCACCGAGCGCCGGCAAGACGCTGCTCACCTTCGAGCGCGGCCGCGCGCAGACAGCCGTGAAGCTGACGGGCGACCGCGTGTCCTTCACCCGCCTCACGGTGGAGTCCGGACGCTCGCGCGTGCACGGCGACGTGACGCTCTACTTCGACACCGCGCGCGGCCTGGACATCCAGGGCAACGGCGAGCTGGAGCTGTCGGACTTCGGCCACATCGCGGAGCTGCCGTGGTCCGGCAAGGGCTCCGCGAACTACTCCATCGTGGGGCCGTACTCGGACGTGAAGGTGGACGCGAGCCTGTCCCTGCGCGACTTCACCTTCTGGGGCTTCGGCCTGGGCGTGACGCAGGCGAAGCTGTCGTACTCCAACGGGCTCCTGTCGTTCCCGTCGCTCACCGGCCAGAAGGGGCGCACGCAGTACTTCGGCAAGGCAGCGCTCACCTTCGCGCGCCTGCTGCACCTGCGCCTGGACGTCACGGTGCCACAGGGGCGTACGGAGGACCTGGTGGACCTGGTGGCGGGCCTGAGTCCGTCCATCGCCGTGATTCAAGGCCAGTTCGCCGGCGCGGCCTCCGGGCGCGTGGAAATCGACAGCCCGCTGGAGAAGCTGGAGGGGCTGGTGGCCTTCGACCTGCGCGACACCACGTACCTGGGACGGCGGCTGGGCGCGGGCTCCGCGCGGCTGCGCTTCGTGGACGGCAAGGAGATGGTGCTGGAGCGCACCGTGCTGGACGGCCGGCTGGGGCGCAGCTGGGTGGAGGGCTCCTTCGGCTTCGCCACGGGCGCGCTGGACTACCGCTTCGGCGGCGAGAACCTGTCGCTGGCGGAGGCCGTGGGCCCGGAGACCGCGGAGGAGATGGGCATCCAGGGCGCGCTCGCGCTCGCGGGCACCGTGGCGGGCACGGCGGACAAGCCCGACATCCAGGCCACGCTGAAGGGGCCGCGCATCACCTTCGCGTCGCGCGACCTGGGGGCCATGGACCTCGCGCTGCACCAGGAGGGCAAGCAGCTGCGCATCACCGGCCGCCCCTTCCGCGACGCGCAGGGCTCGCTGTCCATGACGGTGAAGGAGCCCTACCTCTTCGAGTCCAACATCGACCTGCTGCTGCCGGAAATCCGGCCGCTGCTGCCCCAGGTGCCGGCGCTCGCGGGCGTCACCGGCATGCTCGCGGGGCGCGTGGCGATGCAGGGCCCGCTGTTGCAGCCGGAGGGCTACCAGGTGGGGGCCACGGTGCGGGAGCTGTCGCTCGCGCGGGGCGACCTGCGCGGCCGCAACCAGGGGCCCATCGTGCTGACGTACATCAACGGGCGGCTGGACGTGCAGCCCTTCCGCTTCAGCGGCGCGTCGGTGGACGTCACGCTGGGCGGCTGGATGAGCAAGCGCGCCATGAACATGAGCCTGCGCGAGGGGCGCATGGACGTGCGCCTCCTGGAGCCGCTCCTGCCGGGCATGGAGCGCGTGGGAGGGCAGCTGCGCGTGGACGCGGAGGCCACGGGTTCGCTGGACGCGCCGTCGGTGGTGGGCACCGCGGAGCTGTCCGACGTGCGGATGTCCATGCGCGACCTGCCGCTCACCGTGCGCGGCATGTCCGGCCGCTTCGAGATGACGGGCCAGCGCGTGCTGCTGGAGCACCTGCAGGCCCAGGTCAACGACGGCCAGGTGTCCGCGCGCGGCGACATCCGGCTGGAGCGCTTCGTGCCCAAGCGGCTGGCGCTGACGCTGCAACTGGATGCCGTGCCGTACCGGATGACGGAGGACCTGCCGCTCACCGTGTCCGGCCTGTTGCAGGTCGTGGGACCGCCCACGGGGCCCACCGTCACGGGCGGGCTGGACATCGTCAAGCTGCGCTACCAGAAGCCGCTCGACATCGAATCGCTGCTCAAGACGATGCAGAAGAAGCCGCAGCTCGCGGTGGGCGGCGGAGGCGAGCGCGCGAGGGACCCCTTCTTCACCTGGGACGTCAACGTGCACTTCGGTGACGTGCGCGTGGACAACAACCTGGCGAAGGCGCGGCTGTTGGGTGACGTGCGGCTCACCGGCACGGACGTGAAGCCGGGGCTTTTGGGCCGCGTGGAGGCGGCCGAGGGCAGCCAGGCGTTCTTCCGCAACAACCTCTTCACCATCGAGCAGGGGCAGCTGGAGTTCCGCGACGCGTCCGGCATCGACCCGGTGTTCGAGGTGCAGGCGCAGACGTCGGTGCGCGAGTTCGTGGTGAAGCTGCACGCCTTCGGCCGGCCGGCCAACCCGCTGGTGGTGCTGTCCTCGGAGCCGGTGCTCACGGAAGGGGACATCCTGTCGCTGCTGACACTGGGCGTGACGAGCGCGGACAAGGACACGGCCGCGTCGGCGAGCTACGGTCTGGCGGCGGAGGCACTCTTCAACGTGTCGGGACTGGACAGGCAGGTGCGCCGGTTCCTGCCCAGCAACCCGGTCCTCAGGGATTTGTCCCTGCAGATCTCCACCACCTACAACGACGCCACCCGGCAGGCGGAGCCCACCGCACAACTGGAGTCGAAGTTCCTGTCCGAGCAGCTTAAAATCGGGATGACCCAGCCTGTGAGTGGGCGAGGCACCCGGGCACGCGCTGAGTACCGCTTCGACGACCGTCTTTCCGCACAGGCCCAGTGGGACAACGAGAACAGCCAGGCGTCGTTCGGAAACCTCGGGCTCGAGCTGAAGCTGGGCTGGGAGGTCGAGTAG
- a CDS encoding POTRA domain-containing protein, producing the protein MLLLVCAQPAFAAPTGHDDEAPAVVAVELHLPEGMAADGLSGLVTLRKGQALTPGAVRKSVEQLFATGRFADVVALTQDVPGGVRLVFQLTPLPLLSHVAVRGNHVLTSGELLEASGLLQGGPLDPEELDTAAASVREAYQRKGYDAVDIRVEERPVPAGGVAVTLVVEEGKPTRVRQVTFSGSPALPLPRLVEALGMKPGEVFDRAKLDFGLERLRALLREGRHWRAWVGTPTVVVEDSEASVAVPVSAGPAFHLRFTGNRRFPSSLLARVVAYDGEEAMDEAVAARLARRLEAFYRRRGFHDVRVRPLELIRPDGDAAVLGFQVDEGAPLLVTDVRFHGNAALSSELLRSMLTNQVAAQETWPELDLAMREDPLETEGRERRYDTSVVSPPDPSTVYVEDAWLEAADAMTTAYREQGFASAQVTFRGLEVDAVRHTAEADFDVEEGPRALIRAPIFLGMPLEVDPVWVTLLLPAGTPLSFEKVDQAQAALERGLGREGYLFARVSNSVSVEENGTSAQVTYRTDAGPRVRVGQVLLQGLTRSDPDVVLAQLDLKPGQPLSVEALAEAQRRLSRLGLFRQAEVSLADPNRREASKDVLVTVQERPRIDGEVSGGYFLVDGPRITLDTAWRNLDGRGLNLLARGKVNYAGASAEALSSSRLPTGCSTGELSGEACESDLDGFSGLGGRGNLALSQPRLSFLAPQEIGARLDLIGERVHRPSYLSTRFAAVLGADWALASWVNVSLQYELENNRLRSRAGVLELINRADQERLRYPYGDFALHSLRPSMTLDFRDDPANPRRGMVLSSSVEFMRGISVHPTDVAGNRVPEFPIDGVKLSGSVSAYAPLGRRASVAVSARAGTIVPLTQGAQNIGSKLFYLGGSSSLRGFREDGVLPQDVREVLHQRLAACRAVITPAGCPDDLKAVLSGQVPASQGGELFTLAKAELRVPAISALDLGLFFEAGNLWQDRTLFDPGVLRYAAGVGLRYVTPVGPLAFDVGFNLDRDEALNEAPTQFHFSIGTF; encoded by the coding sequence GTGCTGCTCCTCGTGTGCGCGCAGCCCGCCTTCGCGGCGCCCACTGGCCACGACGACGAAGCGCCCGCGGTGGTCGCGGTGGAGCTGCACCTGCCGGAGGGCATGGCCGCGGACGGGCTGTCGGGGCTCGTCACGCTGCGCAAGGGTCAGGCGCTGACGCCCGGCGCGGTGCGCAAGTCGGTGGAGCAGCTCTTCGCCACCGGACGCTTCGCGGACGTGGTGGCGCTCACGCAGGACGTGCCGGGTGGGGTGCGGCTCGTCTTCCAGCTCACGCCGCTGCCCTTGCTGTCGCACGTGGCGGTGCGCGGCAACCACGTCCTCACGTCCGGGGAGCTGCTGGAGGCGAGCGGGCTGCTCCAGGGTGGGCCGTTGGATCCGGAGGAGCTGGACACCGCGGCGGCCTCCGTGCGCGAGGCCTACCAGCGCAAGGGCTACGACGCCGTCGACATCCGGGTGGAGGAGCGGCCGGTGCCCGCGGGCGGCGTCGCGGTGACGCTGGTGGTGGAGGAGGGCAAGCCCACGCGCGTGCGGCAGGTGACCTTCTCCGGCAGCCCCGCGCTGCCGCTGCCGCGCCTGGTGGAGGCGCTGGGGATGAAGCCCGGCGAGGTGTTCGACCGGGCGAAGCTGGACTTCGGGCTGGAGCGGCTGCGGGCGCTGTTGCGCGAGGGCCGGCACTGGCGGGCCTGGGTGGGCACGCCCACCGTCGTCGTGGAGGACAGCGAGGCGTCCGTGGCGGTGCCGGTGTCGGCGGGCCCCGCGTTCCACCTGCGCTTCACGGGCAACCGCCGCTTCCCCAGCTCGCTGCTGGCGCGCGTGGTGGCCTACGACGGCGAGGAGGCGATGGACGAGGCCGTGGCGGCGCGGCTCGCGCGGCGGCTGGAGGCGTTCTACCGGCGGCGCGGCTTCCACGACGTGCGCGTGCGGCCGCTGGAGCTCATCCGTCCGGACGGGGACGCGGCGGTGCTGGGCTTCCAGGTGGACGAGGGCGCTCCGCTGCTCGTGACGGACGTACGCTTCCACGGCAACGCGGCGCTGTCGTCCGAGCTGCTGCGCTCCATGCTCACCAACCAGGTGGCGGCGCAGGAGACGTGGCCGGAGCTGGACCTGGCCATGCGCGAGGATCCGCTGGAGACCGAAGGGCGCGAGCGGCGCTACGACACGAGCGTGGTGTCCCCGCCGGATCCGTCCACGGTCTACGTGGAGGACGCGTGGCTGGAGGCCGCGGACGCCATGACGACGGCCTACCGCGAGCAGGGCTTCGCGTCCGCGCAGGTGACCTTCCGTGGCCTCGAGGTGGATGCGGTCCGCCACACGGCGGAAGCGGACTTCGACGTGGAGGAGGGACCGCGCGCGCTGATCCGCGCGCCCATCTTCCTGGGCATGCCGCTGGAGGTGGATCCGGTCTGGGTGACGCTGCTGCTGCCCGCGGGGACGCCGCTGAGCTTCGAGAAGGTGGACCAGGCGCAGGCCGCGCTGGAGCGGGGACTGGGCCGCGAGGGCTACCTCTTCGCTCGCGTGAGCAACTCCGTGTCGGTGGAGGAGAACGGCACCTCCGCGCAGGTGACCTACCGCACGGACGCGGGGCCTCGCGTGCGCGTGGGGCAGGTGCTGCTCCAGGGGCTGACGCGCTCGGATCCGGACGTGGTGCTGGCGCAGTTGGACCTGAAGCCCGGGCAGCCGCTGTCGGTGGAGGCGCTGGCGGAGGCGCAGCGCCGGCTGTCGCGGTTGGGGCTGTTCCGGCAGGCGGAGGTGTCGCTGGCGGACCCCAACCGCCGCGAGGCCTCCAAGGACGTGCTGGTGACGGTGCAGGAGCGCCCGCGCATCGACGGCGAGGTGTCCGGTGGCTACTTCCTGGTGGACGGTCCGCGCATCACGCTGGATACCGCATGGCGCAACCTGGACGGCCGGGGGCTGAACCTGCTGGCGCGCGGCAAGGTGAACTACGCGGGCGCGAGCGCGGAGGCGCTGTCGTCGTCGCGGCTTCCGACCGGGTGCTCCACCGGTGAGCTGTCCGGCGAGGCGTGTGAGTCCGACCTGGACGGCTTCAGCGGCCTGGGCGGACGCGGCAACCTGGCGCTGTCCCAGCCCCGGCTGTCCTTCCTGGCGCCGCAGGAGATTGGCGCGCGGCTGGACCTGATTGGCGAGCGCGTGCACCGGCCGTCGTACCTGTCCACGCGGTTCGCGGCGGTGCTGGGTGCGGACTGGGCGCTGGCGTCGTGGGTGAACGTGTCGCTCCAGTACGAACTGGAGAACAACCGGCTGCGCTCGCGCGCGGGCGTGCTGGAGCTGATCAACCGCGCGGACCAGGAGCGCCTGCGCTACCCGTACGGTGACTTCGCGCTGCACTCGCTGCGCCCGTCCATGACGCTGGACTTCCGCGACGACCCGGCGAATCCGCGCCGGGGCATGGTGCTCAGCAGCAGCGTGGAGTTCATGCGCGGCATCAGCGTCCACCCCACGGACGTCGCGGGCAACCGCGTGCCGGAGTTCCCCATCGACGGCGTGAAGCTGTCCGGCAGCGTGAGCGCGTACGCGCCGCTGGGCCGCCGCGCGAGCGTGGCGGTGAGCGCGCGCGCGGGCACCATCGTGCCGCTGACGCAGGGGGCGCAGAACATCGGGTCGAAGCTGTTCTACCTGGGCGGCTCGTCCAGCCTCCGGGGCTTCCGCGAGGACGGCGTGCTGCCGCAGGACGTGCGCGAGGTGCTGCACCAGCGGCTGGCCGCGTGCCGCGCGGTCATCACCCCCGCGGGCTGCCCGGACGACCTGAAGGCGGTGCTCTCCGGCCAGGTGCCCGCGAGCCAGGGCGGTGAGCTCTTCACGCTGGCCAAGGCGGAGCTGCGCGTGCCGGCCATCTCCGCGTTGGACCTGGGGCTGTTCTTCGAGGCGGGCAACCTGTGGCAGGACCGCACGTTGTTCGACCCGGGCGTGCTGCGCTACGCGGCGGGCGTGGGCCTGCGCTACGTGACGCCCGTGGGCCCGCTGGCCTTCGACGTGGGCTTCAACCTGGACCGCGACGAAGCGCTCAACGAGGCCCCCACGCAGTTCCACTTCAGCATCGGGACGTTCTGA